A region from the Pseudomonas sp. Teo4 genome encodes:
- the hisH gene encoding imidazole glycerol phosphate synthase subunit HisH yields the protein MQTVAVIDYGMGNLHSVAKALEHVGAGKVLVTSDAAVIREADRVVFPGVGAIRDCMAEIRRLGFDSLVREVSQDRPFLGICVGMQALLDHSEENDGVDCIGLFPGQVRFFGKDLKEEGEHLKVPHMGWNEVSQTIDHPLWHDIPDRARFYFVHSYYINAGKPGQVVGRGHYGVDFAAALADGSRFAVQFHPEKSHTHGLQLLQNFVAWDGRW from the coding sequence ATGCAGACGGTAGCCGTAATCGACTATGGCATGGGCAACCTGCACTCGGTGGCCAAGGCGCTCGAGCACGTCGGCGCTGGCAAGGTGCTGGTCACCAGCGATGCCGCGGTCATTCGTGAGGCCGACCGCGTGGTGTTCCCGGGCGTGGGCGCGATTCGCGACTGCATGGCTGAAATCCGCCGCCTGGGCTTCGACAGCCTGGTACGTGAAGTCAGCCAGGATCGCCCGTTCCTCGGTATCTGCGTCGGCATGCAAGCACTGCTCGACCACAGCGAGGAAAACGACGGCGTCGACTGCATTGGCCTGTTCCCTGGCCAGGTGCGCTTCTTCGGCAAAGACCTTAAAGAAGAAGGCGAGCACCTGAAGGTGCCGCACATGGGCTGGAACGAAGTCAGCCAGACCATCGACCACCCGCTGTGGCATGACATTCCCGACCGCGCACGCTTCTACTTCGTGCACAGCTACTACATCAACGCCGGCAAGCCAGGCCAGGTGGTCGGTCGCGGCCACTATGGCGTCGACTTCGCCGCCGCGCTGGCAGACGGTTCGCGCTTTGCCGTGCAGTTCCACCCGGAGAAGAGCCACACCCATGGCCTGCAGCTGCTGCAGAACTTCGTGGCCTGGGACGGGCGCTGGTAA
- a CDS encoding DUF2164 domain-containing protein: protein MSRSKTKAPVITLAPSKSEALDTLKRFLEDRFELQLGSFEVAEVLDVFSKEIAPHYYNRAIADVQLHLKERFESIESDLWALEKP from the coding sequence ATGAGCAGGTCGAAGACCAAGGCCCCGGTCATCACCCTGGCCCCGAGCAAGAGCGAGGCGCTCGACACCTTGAAGCGCTTCCTCGAAGACCGCTTCGAGTTGCAGCTGGGGTCGTTCGAGGTGGCTGAGGTCCTCGACGTGTTCAGCAAAGAAATTGCACCCCATTACTACAACAGGGCGATTGCCGATGTTCAGCTGCACCTCAAGGAGCGGTTCGAGAGCATCGAAAGCGACCTGTGGGCGCTCGAGAAGCCCTGA
- the hisF gene encoding imidazole glycerol phosphate synthase subunit HisF, translating into MALAKRIIPCLDVDNGRVVKGVKFENIRDAGDPVEIARRYNEQGADEITFLDITASVDGRDTTLHTVERMASQVFIPLTVGGGVRTVQDIRNLLNAGADKVSINTAAVFNPEFVGEAADRFGSQCIVVAIDAKKVSGPGEAPRWEIFTHGGRKPTGLDAVEWAKKMEGLGAGEILLTSMDQDGMKNGFDLGVTRAISDALGIPVIASGGVGNLQHLADGILEGHASAVLAASIFHFGEYTVPEAKAYMASRGIVVR; encoded by the coding sequence ATGGCACTGGCCAAGCGCATCATCCCTTGCCTGGACGTGGACAACGGCCGGGTGGTCAAGGGCGTCAAGTTCGAGAACATTCGTGATGCCGGCGACCCGGTGGAAATCGCCCGTCGCTACAACGAGCAAGGCGCTGACGAGATCACTTTCCTCGACATCACCGCCAGCGTCGATGGCCGTGACACCACCCTGCATACCGTCGAGCGCATGGCCAGCCAGGTGTTCATCCCGCTGACCGTGGGCGGTGGCGTGCGCACCGTGCAGGACATCCGCAACCTGCTCAACGCCGGTGCCGACAAGGTCTCGATCAACACCGCCGCGGTTTTCAACCCGGAGTTCGTCGGTGAAGCTGCTGACCGTTTCGGTTCGCAGTGCATCGTTGTCGCTATCGACGCGAAGAAGGTTTCCGGCCCGGGCGAAGCGCCGCGTTGGGAGATCTTCACCCACGGTGGCCGCAAGCCGACCGGCCTGGACGCCGTCGAGTGGGCGAAAAAGATGGAAGGCCTGGGTGCTGGCGAAATCCTGCTGACCAGCATGGACCAGGACGGCATGAAGAACGGCTTCGACCTGGGTGTTACCCGGGCCATCAGCGATGCGCTGGGGATTCCGGTGATCGCTTCGGGTGGTGTGGGTAACCTGCAGCACCTGGCTGACGGCATTCTGGAAGGGCATGCCAGCGCGGTATTGGCGGCCAGCATCTTCCACTTTGGTGAGTACACGGTGCCTGAGGCCAAGGCCTACATGGCTTCGCGCGGGATTGTGGTTCGCTGA
- the choV gene encoding choline ABC transporter ATP-binding protein — MSIIRFEDVDVIFSNKPREALSLLDQGKTREQILKQTGLVVGVEKANLDIKKGEICVLMGLSGSGKSSLLRCINGLNTVSRGKLFVEHEGKHIDIAHCTPAELKMMRTKRIAMVFQKFALMPWLTVRENISFGLEMQGRPEKERRKLVDEKLELVGLTQWRNKKPDELSGGMQQRVGLARALAMDADILLMDEPFSALDPLIRQGLQDELLALQSKLSKTIVFVSHDLDEALKLGSRIAIMKDGRIIQYSKPEEIVLNPADEYVRTFVAHTNPLNVLCGRSLMRSLDNCKRVNGSVCLDPGIDSWLDLGEGGSLKRARQGQTGLDMQNWAPGQDVELLERRPTVVHADIGMREALRIRYQTGNKLVLQDNDKVVGILGDTELYHALLGKTHG, encoded by the coding sequence ATGAGCATCATTCGATTCGAAGACGTCGACGTCATCTTCTCCAACAAGCCGCGCGAAGCGTTGTCGCTGCTCGACCAGGGCAAGACCCGCGAGCAGATCCTCAAGCAGACCGGCCTTGTGGTTGGCGTGGAAAAGGCCAACCTGGATATCAAGAAGGGCGAGATCTGCGTGCTCATGGGCCTGTCGGGCTCGGGCAAATCGAGCCTGCTGCGCTGCATCAACGGCCTGAACACCGTGAGCCGCGGCAAACTGTTCGTCGAGCACGAAGGCAAACATATCGACATTGCCCACTGCACTCCGGCCGAGCTGAAGATGATGCGCACCAAGCGCATCGCCATGGTGTTCCAGAAGTTCGCCCTGATGCCCTGGCTGACGGTGCGCGAGAACATCAGCTTTGGCCTTGAAATGCAGGGCCGTCCGGAGAAGGAACGGCGCAAGCTGGTGGACGAAAAGCTTGAGCTGGTGGGCCTGACCCAGTGGCGCAACAAGAAGCCGGATGAGCTCTCGGGCGGCATGCAGCAACGCGTGGGCCTAGCCCGAGCACTGGCCATGGATGCCGACATCCTGCTGATGGACGAACCCTTCTCCGCACTCGACCCACTGATCCGCCAGGGCCTGCAGGACGAACTGCTGGCGCTGCAGAGCAAACTGAGCAAGACCATCGTGTTCGTCAGCCACGACCTGGACGAAGCACTGAAACTGGGTAGCCGCATCGCCATCATGAAAGACGGCCGGATCATCCAGTACAGCAAGCCCGAGGAAATCGTCCTCAACCCAGCGGATGAGTACGTGCGTACCTTCGTTGCCCACACCAACCCGCTCAATGTGCTGTGCGGTCGCAGCCTGATGCGCAGCCTGGACAACTGCAAGCGGGTGAACGGCTCGGTGTGCCTGGACCCAGGTATCGATTCATGGCTGGACCTTGGCGAAGGCGGCTCGCTCAAGCGCGCACGTCAGGGCCAGACCGGTCTGGACATGCAGAATTGGGCACCGGGGCAGGATGTGGAGCTGCTGGAACGCAGGCCGACCGTGGTGCACGCCGATATCGGCATGCGCGAGGCGCTGCGGATTCGTTATCAGACCGGCAACAAGCTGGTGCTGCAGGATAACGACAAGGTGGTGGGGATTCTCGGGGATACCGAGTTGTATCACGCGTTGCTGGGCAAGACCCACGGATAA
- a CDS encoding GlxA family transcriptional regulator, with the protein MTSYTSGNPTQNRTAPQSIGFLLLDNFTLISLASAVEPLRMANQLSGRELYRWHTLTVDGGQVWASDGLQITPDAAISNAPPMDTVIVCGGVGIQRSVTREHVTWLQAQARQSRRLGAVCTGSWALACAGLLDGFDCSVHWECLAAMQEAFPRVNMSTRLFTLDRNRFTSSGGTAPLDMMLHLISRDHGRELSAAISEMFVYERIRNEQDHQRVPLKHMLGTNQPKLQEIVALMEANLEEPIDLDELAVYVSVSRRQLERLFQKYLHCSPSRYYLKLRLIRARQLLKQTPMSIIEVASVCGFVSTPHFSKCYREYFGIPPRDERVGSNTAQQVAMMPIPQAMTLSPHSGPMAALSQARNESTFASVRL; encoded by the coding sequence ATGACGTCGTACACCTCCGGGAACCCAACCCAGAACCGCACAGCCCCACAGTCCATCGGTTTTCTCCTGCTGGACAATTTCACCCTGATTTCCCTGGCATCGGCTGTCGAGCCGCTGCGCATGGCCAACCAGCTCTCCGGTCGCGAGCTGTATCGCTGGCACACACTGACGGTCGATGGCGGCCAGGTGTGGGCCAGTGACGGCTTGCAGATCACCCCGGATGCGGCCATCAGCAACGCACCGCCCATGGACACCGTGATCGTCTGCGGTGGCGTTGGCATCCAGCGTTCGGTGACCCGCGAGCATGTCACTTGGCTGCAGGCCCAGGCCCGCCAGTCGCGCAGGCTTGGCGCAGTGTGTACCGGCAGCTGGGCGCTGGCCTGTGCTGGCCTGCTCGACGGCTTCGATTGCAGCGTGCACTGGGAATGTCTGGCGGCCATGCAGGAAGCTTTCCCGCGCGTGAATATGAGCACGCGCCTGTTCACCCTCGACCGTAACCGCTTCACCAGCTCTGGCGGTACCGCACCGCTGGACATGATGCTGCACCTGATCAGCCGCGATCACGGTCGCGAACTGTCTGCAGCGATTTCCGAGATGTTCGTCTACGAGCGCATCCGCAACGAGCAGGATCACCAGCGCGTGCCGCTCAAGCACATGCTGGGCACCAACCAGCCGAAGTTGCAGGAAATCGTCGCGTTGATGGAAGCCAACCTGGAAGAGCCGATCGACCTGGACGAGTTGGCGGTCTATGTGTCGGTGTCGCGACGTCAGCTCGAGCGTTTGTTCCAGAAGTACCTGCACTGCTCACCGTCGCGCTATTACCTCAAGCTGCGGCTGATTCGTGCGCGGCAGCTGCTCAAGCAGACGCCGATGTCGATCATCGAAGTGGCGTCGGTGTGCGGTTTCGTTTCCACGCCGCACTTCTCCAAGTGCTACCGCGAGTACTTCGGTATTCCGCCGCGTGACGAGCGCGTCGGTTCCAATACCGCTCAACAGGTGGCGATGATGCCGATTCCGCAGGCCATGACCCTGTCGCCACACAGCGGGCCGATGGCGGCGCTGAGCCAGGCGCGTAATGAGTCGACCTTTGCCAGTGTGAGGCTCTGA
- a CDS encoding M12 family metallo-peptidase — MAWIGLFSPSKRLAYSVITNIPSLAHEIGHNFGMHHDFGNDKMKEAGKLLTFMAISIQENPCFALRCLMTARIIAAPEFHISLTLV, encoded by the coding sequence ATGGCGTGGATTGGCCTATTTAGCCCCTCCAAGAGACTAGCGTACAGTGTGATTACCAATATTCCGAGTTTGGCCCATGAAATCGGGCACAATTTTGGTATGCACCACGATTTTGGGAACGACAAAATGAAAGAGGCAGGAAAGCTTCTTACATTCATGGCTATCAGCATACAAGAAAACCCCTGTTTCGCACTCAGATGTCTTATGACTGCCCGGATAATAGCTGCCCCAGAATTCCATATTTCTCTAACCCTCGTGTGA
- a CDS encoding thioesterase family protein produces MPALITYRTPVQEDWVDYNGHLRDAYYLLIFSYATDSLMERIGLDADARGQSGHSLFTLEAHINYLHEVKLGTEVWVQTHIIGFDHKRLHLYHSLHRAGFDEALAASEQMLLHVDLAGPKSTAFGVLTTARLQQLLDAQGTLPLSACVSRVIKIAR; encoded by the coding sequence ATGCCCGCATTGATCACCTACCGCACCCCTGTCCAGGAGGACTGGGTCGACTACAACGGCCACCTGCGCGATGCCTACTACCTGCTGATCTTCAGCTACGCCACCGATTCGCTGATGGAGCGCATCGGCCTGGATGCCGACGCACGTGGGCAGAGTGGGCATTCGTTGTTCACCCTGGAAGCGCATATCAACTACCTGCATGAGGTGAAGCTGGGCACCGAAGTGTGGGTGCAGACACACATCATCGGCTTCGACCACAAGCGCCTGCACCTGTACCACAGCCTTCACCGCGCAGGGTTTGACGAAGCATTGGCAGCCAGTGAACAGATGCTCTTGCATGTGGACCTGGCGGGGCCGAAGTCCACGGCATTTGGCGTGTTGACCACTGCCCGGCTGCAACAGCTACTGGACGCCCAGGGCACGCTACCGTTGTCAGCCTGTGTTAGCCGCGTGATTAAGATCGCGCGCTGA
- a CDS encoding 3-keto-5-aminohexanoate cleavage protein yields the protein MNHDVIITCALTGAGDTVAKSHLVPVTPKQIAESAIEAAKAGATVVHCHVRDPETGRFSRDVNLYREVMERIREADVDIIVNLTAGMGGDLEIGPGESPMEFGPGTDLIGPLERLAHVEALLPEICTLDCGTLNFGDGNAIYVSTPAQLRAGAKRITELGVKAELEIFDTGHLWFAKQMMKEGLLDDPLFQLCLGIPWGAPADTTTMKAMVDNLPANVTWAGFGIGRMQMPMAAQAVLLGGNVRVGLEDNLYLDRGVLASNGQLVERAAEIITRMGARVLTPAEGRAKMNLKRR from the coding sequence ATGAACCACGACGTCATCATCACCTGCGCCCTCACCGGCGCTGGCGACACCGTTGCCAAGAGCCACCTGGTCCCGGTCACGCCCAAGCAGATCGCCGAATCCGCCATCGAAGCCGCCAAAGCCGGCGCCACCGTGGTCCACTGCCACGTCCGCGACCCAGAGACTGGCCGCTTCAGCCGCGACGTGAACCTCTACCGCGAAGTCATGGAGCGTATTCGCGAAGCCGATGTGGACATCATCGTCAACCTCACCGCCGGCATGGGGGGCGACCTGGAAATCGGCCCTGGCGAATCGCCCATGGAGTTCGGCCCAGGCACCGACCTGATCGGCCCGCTGGAGCGCCTGGCCCATGTCGAGGCTCTGCTCCCGGAAATCTGCACACTCGACTGCGGCACCCTCAACTTCGGTGACGGCAACGCCATCTACGTTTCCACCCCCGCTCAACTGCGCGCCGGCGCCAAACGCATCACCGAACTGGGCGTAAAGGCCGAACTGGAAATCTTCGACACCGGCCACCTGTGGTTCGCCAAGCAGATGATGAAAGAGGGCCTGCTCGACGACCCGCTGTTCCAGCTGTGCCTGGGCATCCCATGGGGCGCGCCGGCCGACACCACCACCATGAAGGCGATGGTCGACAACCTGCCCGCCAACGTCACCTGGGCTGGCTTCGGCATTGGCCGCATGCAGATGCCCATGGCCGCGCAGGCGGTATTGCTCGGCGGCAACGTGCGCGTGGGCCTGGAAGACAACCTCTACCTGGACCGTGGCGTGCTGGCCAGCAACGGCCAACTGGTCGAGCGGGCAGCCGAAATCATCACCCGCATGGGCGCCCGCGTGCTCACCCCGGCAGAAGGCCGGGCAAAAATGAACCTCAAGCGCCGCTGA
- the choX gene encoding choline ABC transporter substrate-binding protein translates to MHSLIRRSLLSLALSSTLVTPLYAAEPAACKNVRLGVVNWTDVIATSAMAQVLLDGLGYQTKQTSASQQIIFAGIRDKRLDMFLGYWNPIMTQTITPFVDANQVKVLDKPSLEDARATLAVPKYLADKGLKSFADIHKFEKELGGKIYGIEPGSGANTQIKAMIAKNQFGLGKFQLVESSEAGMLAAVDRAVRRKEAVVFFGWAPHPMNVNIDMVYLGDSQDALGPDEGRATVWTVTAPDYAERCPNAHRLLANLNFSAEDESRMTQPLLDHKDALESARQWLKDHPEDKARWLEGVTTFDGKPAAENLNLTAN, encoded by the coding sequence ATGCACAGCTTGATCCGCCGCAGCCTGTTGTCCCTTGCCCTGAGCAGCACCCTCGTTACCCCGCTTTACGCCGCAGAGCCCGCAGCCTGCAAGAACGTGCGCCTCGGCGTGGTCAACTGGACCGATGTCATCGCCACCAGCGCCATGGCGCAAGTGCTGCTCGATGGCCTGGGTTACCAGACCAAGCAGACCAGTGCCTCGCAGCAGATCATCTTTGCCGGCATCCGCGACAAACGCCTGGACATGTTCCTGGGTTACTGGAACCCGATCATGACCCAGACCATCACCCCGTTCGTCGATGCCAACCAGGTCAAGGTGCTCGACAAGCCCAGCCTGGAAGACGCACGAGCCACCCTGGCCGTCCCCAAATACCTGGCCGACAAGGGCCTGAAAAGCTTCGCCGACATCCACAAGTTCGAGAAAGAACTGGGCGGCAAGATTTACGGCATCGAGCCTGGTTCGGGCGCCAACACCCAGATCAAGGCCATGATCGCCAAGAACCAGTTCGGCCTGGGCAAGTTCCAACTGGTCGAGTCCAGCGAGGCCGGCATGCTCGCCGCTGTCGACCGCGCCGTGCGACGCAAGGAAGCGGTGGTGTTCTTCGGCTGGGCGCCGCACCCGATGAACGTGAACATCGACATGGTCTACCTGGGTGACAGCCAGGATGCCCTGGGGCCAGACGAAGGCCGTGCCACCGTGTGGACCGTCACCGCACCCGACTACGCCGAACGCTGCCCCAACGCCCACCGCCTGCTGGCCAACCTGAACTTCAGCGCCGAGGACGAGAGCCGCATGACGCAGCCGCTGCTCGACCACAAGGATGCGCTGGAATCAGCCCGCCAGTGGCTGAAAGACCACCCCGAGGACAAGGCCCGCTGGCTTGAAGGTGTGACCACCTTCGACGGCAAGCCGGCCGCCGAGAACCTCAACCTTACCGCCAACTGA
- a CDS encoding GlxA family transcriptional regulator: protein MSQTIQFLLLPGFSAMGFISALEPLRVANRFRGPQYQWRVLSLDGGAVQASNGMSVNADGALGDEPRGQMLLVVAGFEPLASYGPALHQALRRLDHEGVILGGIDTGAMVLAEAGLLDGHRATLHWEALEAFKERYPRLQATQELFEIDRRRITCAGGTASIDLMLDLIGQAHGSELAVQVSEQFVLGRIRPRQDHQRMQIASRYGINNKKLVKVIGEMERNTEQPLNTQVLADAVQVTRRQLERLFRLHLDDTPSGFYLRLRLDKARQLLRQTDMSVLEVGVACGFESASYFTRCYRARFERCPREDRRAVVA from the coding sequence ATGTCGCAAACAATCCAGTTCCTCCTGCTTCCAGGTTTTTCGGCCATGGGCTTCATCAGCGCGTTGGAGCCGCTGCGCGTGGCCAACCGCTTTCGAGGGCCGCAGTATCAGTGGCGGGTGCTGAGCCTGGACGGTGGCGCGGTGCAGGCGAGCAACGGCATGTCGGTCAATGCCGATGGGGCGCTGGGCGACGAGCCGCGCGGGCAGATGCTGCTGGTAGTGGCAGGGTTCGAACCGTTGGCGAGTTATGGTCCGGCCTTGCACCAGGCGCTACGGCGTCTGGACCATGAGGGAGTGATTCTGGGCGGCATCGACACCGGCGCCATGGTGCTGGCTGAGGCGGGCTTGTTGGATGGGCATCGGGCGACCTTGCATTGGGAGGCGCTGGAGGCCTTCAAGGAGCGTTATCCACGATTGCAGGCCACGCAGGAACTGTTCGAGATAGACCGCCGGCGAATTACCTGCGCGGGTGGCACCGCATCGATCGACCTGATGCTCGACCTCATCGGCCAGGCCCATGGAAGCGAGCTGGCGGTGCAGGTGTCCGAACAGTTCGTGCTGGGGCGTATCCGTCCGCGACAGGATCACCAGCGCATGCAGATAGCGTCGCGCTACGGCATCAACAACAAGAAGCTGGTGAAGGTGATTGGCGAGATGGAGCGCAACACCGAGCAACCGCTCAACACGCAAGTGTTGGCCGATGCGGTGCAGGTGACTCGTCGGCAGCTGGAGCGACTGTTTCGCCTGCACCTGGACGACACGCCCAGTGGCTTCTACCTGAGGTTGCGATTGGACAAGGCGCGGCAGTTGTTGCGTCAGACCGACATGAGCGTGCTGGAGGTAGGGGTGGCGTGCGGGTTCGAATCGGCGTCGTATTTCACCCGGTGTTATCGGGCAAGGTTTGAGCGGTGCCCGCGGGAGGACCGGCG